A region of Streptomyces sp. NBC_01788 DNA encodes the following proteins:
- the mshC gene encoding cysteine--1-D-myo-inosityl 2-amino-2-deoxy-alpha-D-glucopyranoside ligase encodes MHAWPASEVPALPGEGRDLRIHDTATGGLVTLDPGPVARIYVCGITPYDATHMGHAATYNAFDLVQRVWLDTKRQVHYVQNVTDVDDPLLERAQRDDVDWVELAEQETALFREDMTALRMLPPRHYIGAVEAIPGIVPLVERLRDLGAAYELEGDVYFSVESDPHFGEVSRLDAAAMRLLSAERGGDPDRPGKKNPLDPMLWMAARDGEPSWDGGSLGRGRPGWHIECVAIALDHLGMSFDVQGGGSDLAFPHHEMGASHAQVLTGEFPMAKAYVHAGMVALDGEKMSKSKGNLVFVSKLRRDGVDPAAIRLALLAHHYRSDWEWTDQVLRDAVERLDRWRSAVSRPDGPSADALVEEIRDALADDLNAPAALAAVDRWAALQQERGGEDTGAPGLVSRAVDALLGVAV; translated from the coding sequence ATGCATGCCTGGCCCGCTTCCGAAGTCCCCGCCCTGCCTGGTGAGGGCCGCGACCTCAGGATCCACGACACCGCGACCGGTGGTCTGGTCACTCTCGACCCCGGCCCCGTCGCCCGTATCTATGTCTGCGGCATCACGCCGTACGACGCCACCCACATGGGGCACGCGGCGACCTACAACGCGTTCGACCTCGTGCAGCGCGTGTGGCTCGACACCAAGCGGCAGGTGCACTACGTCCAGAACGTGACCGACGTCGACGATCCCCTGCTGGAGCGGGCGCAGCGCGACGACGTCGACTGGGTGGAGCTGGCCGAGCAGGAGACCGCGCTGTTCCGCGAGGACATGACGGCCCTGCGGATGCTGCCGCCCCGGCACTACATCGGCGCCGTGGAGGCCATACCCGGCATCGTCCCGCTGGTCGAGAGACTGCGTGACCTGGGTGCGGCCTACGAACTCGAGGGCGACGTCTACTTCTCCGTCGAGTCCGACCCCCACTTCGGCGAGGTCTCCCGCCTGGACGCGGCGGCCATGCGGCTGCTGTCCGCCGAGCGCGGCGGCGACCCGGACCGCCCCGGCAAGAAGAACCCGCTCGACCCGATGCTGTGGATGGCTGCCCGCGACGGCGAGCCGAGCTGGGACGGCGGCTCCCTCGGCCGCGGCCGGCCCGGCTGGCACATCGAGTGCGTCGCCATCGCCCTTGACCACCTCGGCATGAGCTTCGATGTGCAGGGCGGCGGCTCCGACCTCGCCTTCCCGCACCACGAGATGGGCGCCTCGCACGCCCAGGTGCTCACCGGCGAGTTCCCCATGGCCAAGGCGTACGTCCACGCCGGCATGGTCGCCCTCGACGGCGAGAAGATGTCGAAGTCCAAGGGCAACCTCGTCTTCGTGTCGAAGCTCAGGCGCGACGGCGTCGACCCCGCCGCGATCCGCCTCGCGCTCCTCGCCCACCACTACCGCTCCGACTGGGAGTGGACCGACCAGGTGCTCCGGGACGCCGTCGAGCGTCTGGACCGCTGGCGCTCGGCCGTCTCCCGGCCCGACGGTCCGTCCGCGGACGCGCTGGTCGAGGAGATCCGCGACGCCCTCGCCGACGATCTGAACGCCCCGGCGGCTCTCGCCGCGGTCGACCGCTGGGCGGCCCTTCAGCAGGAGCGTGGCGGAGAGGACACCGGCGCCCCCGGCCTCGTCTCGCGTGCCGTGGACGCCCTGCTGGGCGTGGCTGTCTGA
- a CDS encoding glycerol-3-phosphate dehydrogenase/oxidase: protein MTGQSTLQSVPALGTVPSFGPNPSRAETREQLSKAAYDLLVIGGGILGISTAWHAAQSGLRVALVDAGDFAGATSSASSKLLHGGLRYLQTGAVRLVAENHFERRAVSRRVAPHLANPLTFYLPVYKGGPHGAAKLGAGVFAYSALSAFGDGVGHLLSPAKAAQDVPELRTENLRAVAVYGDDQMNDARMALMTVRAAVESGAVVLNHAEVTGLRLTRGRVTGAELRDRLSGEEFGVNARLVLNATGPWVDHLRRMEDPNAAPSIRLSKGAHLVLRRTSPWKAALATPIDKYRITFALPWEDMLLLGTTDEEYEGDPADVAVDDKDVAQILDEAAFSVRDQQLDRDLITYAFAGLRVLPGGPGGTARARRETVVTEGRGGMLSVAGGKWTTFRHIGRTVMRQLESLPGAPLGEGLEPVSSLPRKLPLPGIANPRAVAHRLLVDRPASGPRMAADTARHLATHYGSLAFDIARLANENPELGERVHPDAPEIWAQVVWARDHEWARTTDDVLRRRTTLTIRGLATDEVRAKVRDLLDGR, encoded by the coding sequence ATGACCGGTCAGTCCACCCTGCAGTCCGTGCCCGCCCTGGGGACGGTGCCCTCCTTCGGCCCGAACCCGAGCCGTGCCGAGACCCGGGAACAGCTCTCGAAGGCCGCCTACGACCTCCTCGTGATCGGCGGCGGCATCCTGGGCATCTCCACCGCCTGGCACGCCGCGCAGTCCGGTCTCAGGGTGGCCCTGGTCGACGCCGGCGACTTCGCCGGCGCCACCTCCTCCGCCTCCTCCAAGCTGCTCCACGGAGGCCTGCGCTACCTGCAGACCGGCGCGGTGCGGCTGGTGGCGGAGAACCACTTCGAGCGCCGTGCGGTCTCCCGCCGGGTGGCCCCCCACCTGGCGAACCCGCTCACCTTCTACCTGCCCGTGTACAAGGGCGGGCCGCACGGCGCGGCGAAGCTCGGGGCCGGCGTGTTCGCCTACTCCGCGCTGTCCGCCTTCGGCGACGGCGTCGGCCACCTGCTCAGTCCGGCGAAGGCCGCGCAGGACGTGCCGGAGCTGCGCACCGAGAACCTCAGGGCCGTGGCCGTCTACGGCGACGACCAGATGAACGACGCGCGCATGGCCCTGATGACGGTCCGCGCCGCTGTCGAGTCGGGCGCGGTCGTCCTCAACCACGCCGAGGTGACCGGCCTGCGCCTCACCCGGGGCCGGGTCACCGGCGCCGAGCTGAGGGACCGGCTGTCCGGCGAGGAGTTCGGGGTGAACGCCCGTCTGGTGCTGAACGCGACCGGACCGTGGGTCGACCATCTGCGCCGCATGGAGGACCCGAACGCGGCGCCGTCCATCCGCCTGTCCAAGGGCGCGCACCTGGTGCTGAGGCGCACCTCCCCATGGAAGGCCGCGCTGGCCACTCCGATCGACAAGTACCGCATCACGTTCGCCCTCCCCTGGGAGGACATGCTGCTGCTCGGCACGACCGACGAGGAGTACGAGGGCGACCCGGCCGACGTCGCGGTCGACGACAAGGACGTCGCCCAGATACTCGACGAGGCCGCGTTCTCCGTCCGCGACCAGCAGCTCGACCGCGACCTGATCACGTACGCCTTCGCCGGGCTGCGGGTGCTGCCGGGCGGCCCCGGGGGCACCGCCAGGGCCAGGCGCGAGACGGTGGTGACCGAGGGCCGGGGCGGCATGCTGTCCGTGGCGGGCGGCAAGTGGACCACCTTCCGGCACATCGGCCGCACCGTGATGAGGCAGCTGGAGTCGCTGCCGGGCGCCCCGCTGGGCGAGGGCCTCGAACCGGTCTCCTCGCTGCCGAGGAAGCTGCCGCTGCCGGGCATCGCCAACCCGCGCGCGGTCGCCCACCGGCTCCTGGTGGACCGTCCGGCGTCCGGCCCGCGCATGGCCGCCGACACCGCCAGGCACCTGGCCACGCACTACGGTTCGCTGGCCTTCGACATCGCCCGGCTGGCCAATGAGAACCCGGAACTGGGCGAGCGCGTCCACCCGGACGCCCCGGAGATCTGGGCGCAGGTCGTCTGGGCGCGCGACCACGAGTGGGCCCGGACGACGGACGACGTGCTGCGCCGGCGTACGACACTGACGATCCGCGGCCTGGCCACGGACGAGGTGCGGGCGAAGGTGCGGGACCTCCTCGACGGTAGGTGA
- the glpK gene encoding glycerol kinase GlpK, with protein MTDAHTAGLASHGEGPFIAAIDQGTTSSRCIVFDRDGRIVSVDQKEHEQIFPRPGWVEHDATEIWTNVQEVVAGAIAKAGITRDDIKAIGITNQRETTVLWDRNTGEPVHNAIVWQDTRTDALCKELGRNVGQDRFRRETGLPLASYFAGPKARWLLDNVEGLRERAEAGDLLFGTMDTWVIWNLTGGTDGGRHVTDVTNASRTLLMNLHTMEWDQKIAESIGVPTRILPEIRSSAEVYGEIKGGGLGDLLGGIPVASALGDQQAALFGQTCFAEGETKSTYGTGTFMVMNTGDKIINSYSGLLTTVGYRIGDDKPVYALEGSIAVTGSLVQWMRDQMGLISTAAEIETLALSVEDNGGAYFVPAFSGLFAPYWRSDARGVIAGLTRYVTKAHLARAVLEATAWQTREIADAMTKDSGVELTALKVDGGMTSNNLLMQTLSDFLDAPVVRPMVAETTCLGAAYAAGLAVGFWSSTEDLRANWRRAAEWTPRMDADIRDREYKNWLKAVERTMGWLDDES; from the coding sequence GTGACCGACGCCCACACCGCCGGCCTCGCATCCCACGGCGAAGGGCCCTTCATCGCCGCCATCGACCAGGGCACCACCTCGAGCCGCTGCATCGTCTTCGACCGGGACGGCCGGATCGTCTCCGTCGACCAGAAGGAACACGAACAGATCTTCCCCAGGCCGGGCTGGGTCGAACACGACGCCACCGAGATCTGGACCAACGTTCAGGAGGTCGTCGCCGGAGCCATCGCGAAGGCCGGCATCACCCGCGACGACATCAAGGCCATCGGCATCACCAACCAGCGCGAGACCACCGTGCTCTGGGACCGGAACACCGGCGAGCCCGTCCACAACGCCATCGTCTGGCAGGACACCCGCACCGACGCCCTGTGCAAGGAGCTGGGCCGCAACGTCGGCCAGGACCGCTTCCGGCGCGAGACCGGCCTCCCCCTCGCCTCCTACTTCGCCGGCCCCAAGGCCCGCTGGCTGCTCGACAACGTCGAGGGCCTGCGCGAGCGCGCCGAGGCGGGCGACCTGCTCTTCGGCACCATGGACACCTGGGTCATCTGGAACCTCACCGGCGGCACGGACGGCGGCAGGCACGTCACCGACGTCACCAACGCGTCCCGGACCCTCCTGATGAACCTGCACACCATGGAGTGGGACCAGAAGATCGCCGAGTCGATCGGCGTGCCGACACGGATCCTGCCCGAGATCCGCTCCTCCGCCGAGGTCTACGGCGAGATCAAGGGCGGCGGGCTGGGCGACCTGCTCGGCGGCATCCCGGTCGCCTCCGCGCTCGGCGACCAGCAGGCGGCCCTGTTCGGCCAGACCTGCTTCGCCGAGGGCGAGACCAAGTCGACGTACGGCACCGGCACCTTCATGGTGATGAACACCGGCGACAAGATCATCAACTCCTACAGCGGACTGCTGACCACCGTCGGCTACCGGATCGGCGACGACAAGCCGGTCTACGCCCTGGAGGGCTCGATCGCCGTCACCGGCTCCCTGGTGCAGTGGATGCGCGACCAGATGGGCCTGATCTCCACCGCCGCCGAGATCGAGACGCTCGCGCTCTCGGTCGAGGACAACGGTGGCGCCTACTTCGTCCCGGCCTTCTCCGGCCTGTTCGCCCCGTACTGGCGCTCCGACGCGCGCGGTGTCATCGCCGGCCTGACCCGGTACGTGACCAAGGCGCACCTCGCGCGCGCCGTCCTGGAGGCCACCGCCTGGCAGACGCGGGAGATCGCGGACGCCATGACCAAGGACTCCGGAGTCGAGCTGACGGCGCTGAAGGTCGACGGCGGCATGACCTCCAACAACCTGCTGATGCAGACACTCTCGGACTTCCTCGACGCACCCGTGGTGCGCCCGATGGTCGCCGAGACCACCTGCCTCGGCGCCGCCTACGCCGCAGGTCTGGCCGTCGGCTTCTGGAGCAGCACCGAGGATCTGCGCGCCAACTGGCGCCGGGCCGCCGAGTGGACGCCCCGCATGGACGCGGACATCCGCGACCGCGAGTACAAGAACTGGCTCAAGGCCGTCGAGCGGACCATGGGCTGGCTCGACGACGAGAGCTGA
- a CDS encoding SCO1664 family protein — MSAPERIPPRRVTPGAEAAELLAHGELTVRGRIREASNAALFCTVALDGREASCVYKPVAGERPLWDFPDGTLAAREVAAYEVSEATGWSLVPPTVLRDGPYGEGMVQLWIEATPEAELLALLDAEEPGPGWKAIGFAEVGEGRTALLVHADDERLRRLAVLDAVINNADRKGGHLLPTTDGHLYGIDHGVTFNVENKLRTLLWGWAGDPLPPEVLAVLEVLREALSDGAALAARLAALITPAELDATRARVTALLTSGAHPEPAGDWPAIPWPPV, encoded by the coding sequence ATGTCCGCGCCAGAACGGATACCGCCGCGGCGCGTGACGCCCGGCGCCGAGGCCGCCGAACTGCTCGCCCACGGTGAGCTGACCGTGCGCGGCCGCATCCGCGAGGCCTCCAACGCGGCACTGTTCTGCACGGTCGCCTTGGACGGCCGTGAGGCGTCCTGCGTGTACAAGCCGGTCGCCGGTGAGCGGCCGCTGTGGGACTTCCCCGACGGCACCCTCGCCGCGCGCGAGGTGGCGGCGTACGAGGTCTCCGAGGCGACCGGCTGGTCCCTGGTGCCGCCCACCGTGCTGCGCGACGGCCCGTACGGCGAGGGCATGGTCCAGCTGTGGATCGAGGCGACCCCCGAGGCCGAGCTGCTCGCGCTGCTGGACGCCGAGGAACCCGGCCCGGGGTGGAAGGCGATCGGCTTCGCCGAGGTCGGCGAGGGGCGTACGGCCCTGCTGGTGCACGCCGACGACGAGCGGCTGCGCCGTCTTGCCGTCCTCGACGCGGTGATCAACAACGCCGACCGCAAGGGCGGCCATCTGCTGCCGACCACCGACGGGCACCTCTACGGGATCGACCACGGCGTCACCTTCAACGTCGAGAACAAGCTGCGCACCCTGCTGTGGGGCTGGGCGGGCGACCCCCTGCCGCCGGAGGTCCTGGCCGTCCTCGAGGTGCTGCGGGAGGCCCTCAGCGACGGCGCCGCGCTCGCGGCCCGGCTGGCCGCCCTGATCACCCCGGCCGAACTCGACGCGACCCGGGCACGGGTGACCGCACTGCTCACCTCAGGCGCCCACCCGGAGCCGGCCGGGGACTGGCCGGCGATCCCGTGGCCGCCTGTCTGA
- a CDS encoding histidine phosphatase family protein — protein sequence MPTLILVRHGRSTANTAGLLAGWTPGVALDERGTAQAAALPGRLDGLPIAEVVTSPLQRCRETVGPLLDSRPELTAHTDQRIGECDYGDWSGRKLAELKDEPLMEVVQAHPSAAAFPGGESMRAMQTRAAEAVREWNARVERDHGADAVYLMCSHGDIIKSLVAEALGLHLDLFQRISVEPCSVTAIRYTRLRPFLVRLGDTGDFASLAPREEQEGGDAPVGGGAGAP from the coding sequence ATGCCCACGCTGATCCTCGTCAGGCACGGACGCTCCACCGCCAACACCGCCGGGCTGCTCGCCGGCTGGACCCCCGGGGTCGCCCTGGACGAACGCGGCACCGCACAGGCCGCGGCGCTGCCGGGGCGGCTCGACGGACTGCCGATCGCCGAAGTCGTCACCAGTCCGCTCCAGCGCTGCCGGGAGACCGTGGGACCGCTGCTGGACTCCCGGCCGGAACTGACCGCGCACACGGACCAGCGGATCGGCGAGTGCGACTACGGCGACTGGTCCGGCCGCAAGCTCGCCGAACTCAAGGACGAGCCGCTGATGGAGGTGGTGCAGGCGCACCCCTCGGCCGCCGCGTTCCCCGGCGGCGAGTCCATGCGCGCGATGCAGACCCGCGCCGCCGAGGCGGTGCGCGAGTGGAACGCGCGCGTGGAGCGCGACCACGGCGCCGACGCCGTCTACCTCATGTGCTCCCACGGTGACATCATCAAGTCCCTCGTCGCGGAGGCGCTCGGACTTCATCTGGACCTCTTCCAGAGGATCTCCGTCGAACCCTGTTCCGTCACCGCGATCCGCTACACCCGGTTGCGGCCCTTCCTGGTGCGGCTCGGCGACACCGGGGACTTCGCGTCCCTGGCACCGCGCGAGGAGCAGGAAGGCGGCGACGCACCGGTCGGGGGCGGCGCGGGCGCACCGTGA
- a CDS encoding PAC2 family protein, translating into MIELEGVPELIDPVMVAAFEGWNDAGDAASTAVAHLEREWKGEVFAALDAEDYYDFQVNRPTVFMDGGVRKITWPTTRLSVVRVGGDKPRDLVLVRGVEPSMRWRSFCNELLGFAHELGVELVVILGALLGDTPHTRPVPISGTTSDADLARRMDLEETKYEGPTGIVGILQEACTHAGVPAVSLWAAVPHYVSQPPNPKATLALLNRLEDLLDLRIPLGELPEDARAWQVGVDQLAAEDSEVAEYVQTLEEARDTAELPEASGEAIAREFERYLRRRDGGGPSPGGHATADGGDGGSYLRDGSGGRSRPPRPPKAESDEGDAGNDSSEE; encoded by the coding sequence GTGATCGAGCTCGAGGGGGTTCCCGAGCTGATCGACCCGGTCATGGTGGCCGCGTTCGAGGGCTGGAACGATGCCGGCGACGCCGCCTCCACCGCGGTCGCGCATCTGGAGAGGGAGTGGAAGGGCGAGGTCTTCGCGGCACTGGACGCCGAGGACTACTACGACTTCCAGGTCAACCGTCCCACCGTGTTCATGGACGGCGGCGTGCGCAAGATCACCTGGCCGACGACCAGGTTGTCGGTGGTGCGCGTCGGCGGGGACAAGCCGCGCGACCTGGTGCTGGTCCGCGGCGTCGAACCGTCCATGCGCTGGCGCTCGTTCTGCAACGAGCTGCTCGGCTTCGCGCACGAGCTGGGCGTGGAGCTGGTCGTCATCCTGGGCGCGCTGCTCGGCGACACCCCGCACACGCGTCCGGTCCCGATCAGCGGGACCACGTCGGATGCGGATCTGGCCCGCCGCATGGACCTGGAGGAGACCAAGTACGAGGGGCCGACGGGCATCGTCGGAATCCTCCAGGAGGCCTGCACGCACGCGGGTGTCCCGGCCGTGTCGCTGTGGGCGGCGGTCCCGCACTACGTGTCCCAGCCGCCGAATCCGAAGGCGACGCTGGCCCTCCTGAACCGTCTGGAGGACCTGCTCGACCTGCGCATTCCGCTGGGTGAGCTGCCGGAGGACGCGCGTGCCTGGCAGGTGGGCGTGGACCAGCTCGCCGCCGAGGACAGCGAGGTCGCGGAGTACGTCCAGACGCTGGAGGAGGCCCGCGACACCGCCGAGCTGCCCGAGGCGTCGGGCGAGGCGATCGCCCGTGAGTTCGAGCGGTATCTGCGCCGCCGGGACGGCGGCGGCCCGTCGCCGGGCGGCCATGCCACGGCGGACGGCGGCGACGGCGGCTCGTATCTGCGGGACGGCTCCGGTGGCCGGTCCCGGCCGCCGCGACCGCCTAAGGCGGAGTCGGACGAGGGCGACGCCGGGAACGACTCGTCGGAGGAGTGA
- a CDS encoding DUF3090 domain-containing protein, with protein sequence MSRQVFLYDPPDRFVAGTVGLPGRRTFFLQAAAGPRVTSVALEKTQVAALAERMDELLDEVLRRSGGSASVPAMAPTEIADSDPLDTPVEEEFRVGTMALAWDGEEQRMIVEAQALVELDAESEEDLAEAEERLLQDEENGPPMLRVRLTGAQARAFAKRALDVVNAGRPPCPLCSLPLDPEGHVCPRQNGYRRGA encoded by the coding sequence GTGTCCCGTCAGGTGTTCCTCTACGACCCCCCGGACCGCTTCGTGGCCGGCACGGTCGGGCTGCCCGGGCGCCGTACGTTCTTCCTCCAGGCCGCCGCGGGCCCCCGGGTGACCAGCGTGGCCCTGGAGAAGACCCAGGTCGCCGCGCTCGCCGAGCGCATGGACGAACTGCTGGACGAGGTGCTGCGCCGCAGCGGCGGCAGCGCCTCCGTGCCCGCCATGGCGCCCACCGAGATCGCCGACAGCGACCCGCTGGACACTCCCGTCGAGGAGGAGTTCCGGGTGGGCACCATGGCGCTCGCCTGGGACGGCGAGGAACAGCGCATGATCGTCGAGGCGCAGGCCCTCGTCGAGCTCGACGCGGAGTCCGAGGAGGACCTCGCCGAGGCCGAGGAGCGGCTGCTCCAGGACGAGGAGAACGGCCCCCCGATGCTGCGGGTCCGGCTCACCGGCGCGCAGGCGAGGGCCTTCGCCAAGCGCGCCCTCGACGTCGTCAACGCCGGGCGGCCGCCGTGCCCGCTGTGCAGTCTCCCGCTCGACCCGGAAGGACACGTATGTCCGCGCCAGAACGGATACCGCCGCGGCGCGTGA